Genomic DNA from Hordeum vulgare subsp. vulgare chromosome 2H, MorexV3_pseudomolecules_assembly, whole genome shotgun sequence:
tttattccgtttggacttcttttaatattccttatctgcaataatcaaaaacatgaaaaaacagaaactcatactaggatctagattaataggttagtcccaaaaataatataaaatagcatattaatgcatataaaacatctaaaacagataatataatagcatggaacaatcaaaaattatagatacgttggagacgtatcagtatgttcCACAGTTTGAAGTAATCCTCACAACGCGACTGTCACAACTTCGGATTGGAGCCATCAAAAGAAGGTAACTCCATGCAAGACCCAAAATTCAGTGAATACGGCATGAACGACAGAAAAATTTCAGCTACTGCAACAATCTGACGGGATTGACTCATGTGAGGAAGCATACCTCTAGCTGGAGGAGGTACGTACTTGGAGCTAGTGTTCCGCTGCTCCAGATCTGGTCGGAATCCTTCTAACCCACTTACTCCGCCGCTGAGCGAAGGTGGTTGAGAACTCGGCGGTGGCTACCTTCGAGACACCAGAGGGGACGGTGGCGCGACATGGGTGCTTCGGTCATCACCAATTTTGCCACGTAGTTCGTCGAGGTCGACACAGATGGCGAGCTAGACGTCTTTGATGCGCCTGGATAGCAAATCCAACTTAGTGTCCAGCTTGGCGATGCGGTGACTGTCGCCTCACTGCGGTCCGTCGAGGTTTTGGCGAGGGCAGCGTCGAAGTCAGCGCACATAAACTTGTAGATGGCGCGTATTTCTGGCGAAATTTTGTCCATGGCTTCGGCTCACCAGCGGTTTCCTAAGCGGGTGTGGTGGTGATGGCTAGGGATCTCTAGGATTCAGCGGCTCTAATAACATATTGTGAGGGCTAGAGTTTGAATTCATCCATTAAGACAAATCTCGAGCTAAAAGAGAGGGGAACTAGACGTGAgaaaggggaggaagaagaacatgCTACCCTGCTCATGCGACACACACCGCTGCCTAGCCGTTCGTTCTACACCAGTTCTGCCTGCTGGCAATATAAAGAATAAGCGACGCCTTAAGCCCATTCAAGCCCAGCGAGCCGAGCCGGTTGGCGAGGCTCCCTCTTGGGCCAGCCCTTCCTGGGTTCAACGATCTCTTGTGCCACTTGGTCGCTGACAAAGGACTACGCTTGTTGGAAGTGGCAACTGCATTTGCCGGAACCGACGCTCAAGTGTGACGGGAATGCTGCAACCTGCTACCATGAATGCTGGAACCGGTGTCACAATTTGATGGAACGAGCAATTTCCTCGTCGGCTACTACATGCACCACATGAACTTGTTTTTGTTGTAGCTGTAGAGCGCAAAAGCTACAACCGGCGACTAGTTTTActaccactactagggaaaaccctagcagtAGCGCGAGTTTTTGAACTATCAGTAGCGCAGGTGCCCGAGCTACTGCTACGGAGCTACAACTAACTTTTAGTAGTAGGGACTTTTCCCAGTGCTACAACTAAAGTTTAGGAGTAGCGCCCCTTAGACAACGCTACTGCTAACCGAGTTATGAGTAGCATGCTTTTCTAACCCGCACCATTGGtaaatgaacatatttctttttaTGTGTATGTTGTATTTACACACGGTTACACATATTAATGTACAACATCAACAATTATTGTGCTAGCAAGTACatttagattaaagtggatggatgcaagtgatCATGTTGAATTAGAAGAAAAAATGATGTTGCCAATCgcgcaacatcatattttcctctaattcaatttggtcacttgcatccatccactttaattcaatatatgacatataactcatcatcatcttactcatttaacaaccTAATCGACCAtaccaagttaatataaaccagaaaaacttctctctcataggacctagtcctctctcctaggtaaaatgtcataaaatagaataacacctatgtctccgtgatgaagcagagagatgcaacagtctccaacttgtggcttgcaatCCTtcattatttctctccatgcttcaatttggagccttttttattTGCGCTCAGTCAATtatggagcatcgaactgagCCCTCGGTGGGCTTTTAATTGTCATATGACCTTTGTCGTGCATCAATAGAGGCCCTACATCATTTGgtagttgttgttgaagaacataatactaacctagttagcaatgtaatcaacaccatttatgcaatagtagagtgtacttaattagcaaactattaccaagatatttcggcaaATGTCATCcaccctcaacctatgcactagtggcatgtaaaatgtataattcggACCAGTTCTCAAATTATATGAGAAGTTCTCCCTACCAACCAGCAATAAAGTggataagaacatccttctccttccaagttagatgtgatccataagtgtagtgtgtcgtgtcaattaatttccgtaatttaCTCGAAGAAACAAAATAAGCTGCAAATTATAATTTAAATTTTTtagtatggatgaacaccaactatttttaaatatagaatgcaaattacttgacaaatatggttgacaaattcacatggaggtaaaacagaaagcatatcgacatccacccaaaAGTCGATGTTACCTTTGATATGATCTTCAGGacaaagatcgaaggttatttccataccccactaaaatccatatgccttgcaaagagctTCCCAATTTGAGCACCCTAATATTGTGTTATTTActgcattcattactttgatTAGAAAAGTGTGACCATGTTTGGTCCCGAGGTTAGCTCTActcgtctccatactctcgtgATCTTCGAAactgagcctctccaacacataccttcttgcatggcaagggaggaactagtcgaattgtataaaacagAAATTACACGTTGAGCAAAAAAACAGAAGTCATGCTTCATTACAAAAAAACACCTGTCATCGTTGCGTACCACACAAACATCAaaggtctcgtcaagcttgatAGTGAAGAACCTGTCGTCCTACAGGTGACGCTGCCTTTCGCACAAACCCCGATCAACGCCGTAGTAATCACACTCAGGGATCCTATCGTTGTCGGACATTTCCTCTGTTCATGATTCAAAAATTCGGCAAGATCATTATTCAAATAAGACAAATTGAGCACGTAAAATTTGtcggaacagaaatgaatcaacattccggcaaaacatatccACTAGGAGGTGTTTCGtgcaataacatacacacatATCCAAATAGAACACACGTGAAAGTCACACAATGAGCAACGATAGACCGAAAGTACCTGATTTTTTTACTAAAAActctcgaatattatcatataataaAACTAATACATCATCTCGAATAATCCagttaatgcatcatcgaatattatcactaagacatctcgaatattatcatataatatcagTAATACAGATCCAGTTGAAGTCTCACGGCGCATCCGATGGACACCCAGAGATAAGGAACCATTACCGAATCATAGTtcaggtgagatccctgaagaacctgccaggtattggacaaCCTGGCGTCTAAAGCAACCATGTAGTGACGGCCGTGCTCGTCCTCCTgcctgacacggcgacgtaccacCTCTGTGGGAGCCGGCTCCCTCCACACCGATAGTGGCCCACGCGACGCCACCAAATAAGCTCCGAGTCGACAATGAGACTTGGTTTCCTCACCAAGGTGCGCCACCCGGAAGGTAACACTTCCCAGTGCCAGCCggtggagcccagtcccggacatggcgcctCTCAAGGAAGTCGCCGACCACtctacgacgaggatgcgggccgggcatcgtcgacgtcgagaaaaattcctatgaGAACATTTTCTTACcgtttaatgttttactttctagttatcatttgaacaataataaaacacaatataCATATTGCAaaaaggcctatgttttgccgaaatgttgattcattcccgttGCAGCAAATCCCTGGCAATCGATATGTCATAGTTTCTTGCAGAaatcatgccgaaattcacgaaattttttggcatgacctttgccaAAAAATGGACAAATCGAGCGCCTAAAATTTGCCgggacggaaatgaatcaacattccattAAAACATAGGCCGCTCGGAATCATTCCCTGCAAACAACAAAAGGCCACTTGGGCACATTAATAGGCCACTTGGGCACATGTCCAAATTTCAGAAGCTAATTCAAAAAATAAGTGCATAACAAAATGAAGTTAACTACTAATAAAAATTAAGTAAATTCAGTtcgtcctccctctccctccctctccatctctctccctatcCCTCTCCTTACCTATCCATCTCTCTCCCTTTCAATCccaatctccctccctctccatctctcacTAAGTATTCACCTAAGTAAATTCTATGTTAACCTACTGCCCTAACTAACAACATAACCTACTGCCCTAACTAACAacataacctaattaacctaattaacctagaaCCCTAGAACCCTAGAACATAACATAACTAAGATTTGCTAATTTGTTAATTGTATTATATAAATTGATGTaacataacctaactaacaacattTTGCCCTAACTAGTCTACAATGCCCTAACTAATCTACAGAgaagaggggaggggagaggggcttATGGTGGTGACCTCGACATCGGTGGGTGGAGGAGGGGCGTCGGCGAGGCAGGGGTGTCGGCGAGGCAAGGGCGATGACGAGGGAGCTGGGGCGTCGATCGGGCGCAAGGAGGGAGGGGCGCACAACGAGGGAGGGGGCGTGCAGCGTCGGGGTCGGGGCTGGGCTGGGGCGACGACGAAAATGGCGACTGCAAGGGATTTGGGGGAAGAAGTGTGGGAGAAAGCAGGGAAAATATGAGGGGGTTATGTCAAACTTAGTGGTAGCGCTAGTTTGGAAAAGCGCTATAGCTACATTAGCTATAGCGCTGGTTAAAAAAGCATGCTACTGCTACGCCTAACCTACCAGCAACAGTGTTGGaattttagtagtagcgctctccCGTTGAAACGCCCTACTACAACTCACATAGTTGTAGCACATTTAGTTTAAGCTCGCTATACTACTACGCCTAGCCTATCAGCAACAGTGTCGGAATATTAGTAATATCGCCTTTCCCTCCGGACGCACTACTGATATTATACTAGCTGTAGCGCGTTTAGTTTTCCCTCGCTACGGGTAAGTATCAGTAGCGTGTGGTTTTGACCAACGCTACTGATAAGTTTCTGTGTATGAGGTTTTCCCAGTAGTGTGCAACCGGTAGCAGAGAATGCTACATCCAACATCTGAAAAAGCTTGAACCGGGAGACGTTGACCCAACGATGGTGAGTAACGGCGACGGGAGCTGCGAATAGGCCAAAGATGGGGATGACGACAACAAGCGGAAGCTGGAACCGTGATCCATCAAAGCTGCAACCATGGGCAGCCGAGCTGTATACGGTGGCGTGTAGTGTTTGTTTTTTGCTTCAACCTAGGCGCGAGGAGCTGCATCAAACCCACTTCCCAGCGCGGCGAGCGGCGATGAGCGACGACGAGCGGAGGTGCAGTGGTGCTTCGAGGTCGCGGGGGGGGCGTCGAGCTATATGAGCCCGGTGGCGTACCTATTTTTTCCCTCTCTCGTGGCCATGAACTGTAGGCGAGAGGCGATCAAGTCCGTGTGCAATCCTATGCATCGGGGAACAGGTGATCCAACGGATGCGGTGCGACCGGCCTACGGCTAGCATCGCCCTAAATAAAACGATAGACAAAGAGAAACCTGGTACAATACCTTCTAGAAGCTAGCTAGAATGCTCCTACCGTGCAATTGCTGTGCTAAAAGTGGGTCGGCTTATTACTCGCGCTCAAGGCGCGCAGCCGGGCCTGGCCCATGTACTAGTTGACATGGAGCAGCCCATGTACAGGTGCAAGAATATCTAGCATAATTTGCGGGGACCTCCTATGTGGCGCTTCAGGCGCCACTAGGGGAACGGGCGCCTCGAGCAGCCCTCTTTGTGGACCGGTCCATAAAAAATGCGTTGGTTATTCAAAAAtcaaaaaaagttcatagaattttaaaAAGTTCAGACTTGCAAAATCTTTCAATGGTCATGAAAAAAATGTCACCgatttttgaaaaatatgttcatgaattttCGAAAAGTTCACAGAATTCAAAAAAtatcatcgattttgaaaaaatgttcatcaatttttaaaaatagtacactcaatttgaaaaaagttcatgaattttaaattatgttcatcgatttttaaaaatgttcacctatttcaaaaaaaaatcatcgattttTCAAGAAGTTCACCATTTGTTTTTAAAAGTTCACGGACTAAAAAAGTTCATGAAAAAATTCTAGATGGGCCGACTTATTGCATAGCGCTGCAGGCGCCAGTTAGCAAATTTTGCCTGTAACCGGCACGTGTGACCCTAAATAGGGTTTGCCTAATTTGGGCTCTGAATCATCTCAGAAAAAAAGAAGTTGCTccgtctcaaaaaaaaaatttgCTCTCTGAATAAAATAGCCTAGGGTTTTTGATTGGCTCACAATTAGTGCCCTGGTGGAACCCACCTGGATCCCCTCCTGATCGCCAGAACCAATCGGCGTCCACTGAACACGCGCAGGCACACAGAATCCGCACCCGCTGACTCACACATCCCTCACTCTTGTCTGTCCAAGTTTTGCCACACTGCAGCCGACGGACGCCCCGCACTCTTGTCTCCATCGTCTAGGTTTTCGCTTTGCCAACGCTACGCCGCCGAAAATATGGCCTCCAACGCCAATGACGCCCGCCGTGACGCCCAGCCGGGGAGCCGCGACGCCGCGAATCTCGTGCGCCTTCGCCGTATCGGGCGCTCCGAGGCCGGTTTCGACGCGGCCCAGCGCGTGGAGAAGGGCGCTGCCAACCAGGTCAAGTCCGAGCGTACCTCGCTCGCCCGCTTGAGGCCGAAGGACGTCGGCGATGCAGAGGGTTCTGCACGCCGGAGAATCACAGAGCGCGCCAAAATTGTCCCGCTGCAGCCGGCATCGGATGGATGCGTGGAGGAGGAGGCTCGGATCAACAAGAGGAAAGCTGATTCGCTGGAAGTAATCCATATTAGCGACGATGAAACTGTCGTCGCAGTCCCACCgaccaagatcaagatcaagaagaAAGCGGCCGCGGGAGACAGTCGAGGTTCTCGACGCGGACGCGGACACGAACGCGGAGAAAGCTCTGCAGCTAAGTCGGCAGTGGCTGCTTCGTCCTCACAAGGCAACCGCTGCTGGCTGATTGCGCCGTCTTCACCGGTGCCTAACAGGAGCCTGTTCACGGCGCCACCGGCTTCTCCGGTGGCTGATGACGCCGGCCATCTCCAAGATGAAACTAGTTCGGTGAATGAAGAAGAAAGTGATGCAAGTTTGGGATCGGACGAAGTAGACGAAACAGAACTGTATCTGCTCGCTTGTGTTTCTGAGATGATCGCTAACGATAGCGATAGCGATACAAGAAATAATTTTGCAAATGGTGAAGGGACTTCAGAAGAAGGTAGGACTAGAAACTGCACAGGTACACTCTAGAATACAGTGTTTCAATATTCTTAATTATGCAAATGCCCACAGTTACATACATATACATACCCCTCCTTTGTTTCTTCCCTAGGAGAGCTTCCCGTGGAGCGCGATAATTAAGCTGGAAACACCGAAGGCAAAGAGAAAGGGGGATACAGGTGTGTGTTTGTTCAAATTCACTATTAATTTATGAAAGGTTATGAAGAAAAATATATATTGATCCTTGGATTATTGTCACATATTCTATGCATACAATCTCCTGTGGGAGTTTATTACTTCATGCATCTTCTTAAGTGGGATTATAAAATGAAGTTTTTATTCTAAAAAAAAAAGTTTCGGCCATAGTCTTCTGTAAGAATCTTGCATATCCATTCAAATTTAAAAACAATCAAAATAACGGGATCTTGAGTAACATGTTTGGATATGAGATCTCTTTGGATATTGTAACCGGAGATGTGTGTTTTTTTATTCTTGCATTTTGAAAACGAAAACAAGCTGGTCATTCAGCGAACTGCTGGAGAACCTACTACTGTTAGTATCCTTTGGATTTGCATTAGAATTAGACTCCCCCCTTTATACTTCTCCCCTATGCTTCCGTactccagcaagataaaatgaccgCCAAGGCAACACTGCTGCGCTTTCTTCCTTCGCTAATTAGTTCAGCGTTGGAGGTTCTTCATTTGCGGGGCGGAGTATAGTGCTCGCCTAGTCTAGATGGAGTGCCTCGAATCTTCATAAATCTTGGTGAAAATTGAAGGATGAGCTtgagcaaggggaagaacagaggaGAGAGTGAAGAAAACAGAGCAATGAGCTCGGGCTGGACGAAGGGGTTTATATaaaaaactctttagtcccggtttgtataatGAACCGAGGCTAAAGGTCCACATATAGccacggtttgtgatacaaatcgggactaaaggggcccCGGCCTAACAGAACACTGCCACcatcctttagtcccagtttgtgacACAAACCGGGATTATAGGTCCGAATCAAATCGGGGCTAATGATGCC
This window encodes:
- the LOC123430190 gene encoding uncharacterized protein LOC123430190 isoform X2 is translated as MASNANDARRDAQPGSRDAANLVRLRRIGRSEAGFDAAQRVEKGAANQVKSERTSLARLRPKDVGDAEGSARRRITERAKIVPLQPASDGCVEEEARINKRKADSLEVIHISDDETVVAVPPTKIKIKKKAAAGDSRGSRRGRGHERGESSAAKSAVAASSSQGNRCWLIAPSSPVPNRSLFTAPPASPVADDAGHLQDETSSVNEEESDASLGSDEVDETELYLLACVSEMIANDSDSDTRNNFANGEGTSEEGELPVERDN
- the LOC123430190 gene encoding uncharacterized protein LOC123430190 isoform X1, producing the protein MASNANDARRDAQPGSRDAANLVRLRRIGRSEAGFDAAQRVEKGAANQVKSERTSLARLRPKDVGDAEGSARRRITERAKIVPLQPASDGCVEEEARINKRKADSLEVIHISDDETVVAVPPTKIKIKKKAAAGDSRGSRRGRGHERGESSAAKSAVAASSSQGNRCWLIAPSSPVPNRSLFTAPPASPVADDAGHLQDETSSVNEEESDASLGSDEVDETELYLLACVSEMIANDSDSDTRNNFANGEGTSEEGRTRNCTGELPVERDN